The following are encoded in a window of Dictyostelium discoideum AX4 chromosome 6 chromosome, whole genome shotgun sequence genomic DNA:
- the expl9 gene encoding expansin-like protein, translating into MKINKNNYFKIIIFIIYVIINLINASDNVKLSNCGQARAEPTFKQSENGGQCQLPPPSIGTAALSLSAFNGGARCGQCYELTGPLGKTVVMVTDGCNSGEACTQKDLFNFIISNKDFDKIGNSSSYVNIYSLGYQEVSCGFLGNIKIKFGGSLGHNGKVDYSYYFTVSFSNFNIGIKQVQILGTGMVSYMKLKRSLGGFTWNQESGGSKLQFPATLVLTGVDGQIISYKFRQPPANIAIDMKKQFIPQVGLLSSKFNQSEICGMGNVPEYIYEDSLTFGWIVSNSWRFNVFNLSSQDTDDNPTLGESVIKMDLAANGGLAFTREGGFQTKYLESLKVMIKVLPPTNSLQCFFGASGIYVIPGPLGGDWQEISIPISVLKPQKVEYSLSFYNNQGQSITMWIDNIKWIFSPEAPPTPLIITDPTVTPPPLPQSIVTAAAGVVGLNSIGITSNKGGVANLVDGSSNDDDGTGGTGGGASNKVGKRVDGEDGDNFMGGNNAFSYYNDDNSSNILLFSFNITLTFLLLSLIINILLLLF; encoded by the exons atgaaaattaataaaaacaattattttaaaataataatatttataatatatgtaataataaatttaataaatgcaTCTGATAATGTAAAATTAAGTAATTGTGGA caAGCAAGAGCTGAACCAACATTTAAACAATCAGAAAATGGTGGACAATGtcaattaccaccaccatcaataGGAACAGCagcattatcattatcagcATTTAATGGTGGTGCAAGATGTGGTCAATGTTATGAATTGACAGGACCGTTGGGTAAAACTGTGGTAATGGTTACTGATGGTTGTAATTCTGGTGAAGCATGTACACAAAaggatttatttaattttataatttcaaataaagattttgataaaattggtaaCTCTTCATCTtatgtaaatatttattcattagGTTATCAAGAAGTATCTTGTGGATTTCttggtaatattaaaattaaatttggtggtTCATTAGGTCACAATGGTAAAGTTGactattcatattatttcactgtttcattttcaaattttaatattggt attaaacAAGTTCAAATTTTAGGTACTGGTATGGTATCTtatatgaaattgaaaagaagTTTAGGTGGATTTACATGGAATCAAGAGAGTGGTGGAtcaaaattacaatttcCTGCCACATTGGTATTGACAGGTGTTGACGGTCAAATTATATCATATAAATTTAGACAACCTCCTGCAAATATTGCAATTGATATGAAGAAACAGTTTATACCACAGGttggattattatcatcGAAATTCAATCAATCGGAAATTTGTGGAATGGGTAATGTACCAGAATATATCTATGAAGATTCATTGACATTTGGTTGGATAGTATCAAATAGTTGGAGATTCAATGTATTCAATCTTTCATCACAAGACACCGACGATAATCCAACACTTGGTGAGAGTGTAATTAAGATGGATTTGGCTGCAAATGGGGGTTTGGCATTCACCAGAGAAGGTGGGTTTCAAACAAAGTACTTGGAATCGTTGAAAGTGATGATCAAAGTGTTACCACCAACAAATAGTCTACAATGTTTTTTCGGTGCTTCTGGTATCTACGTTATCCCCGGGCCATTGGGCGGAGATTGGCAAGAGATCTCAATCCCGATATCAGTTTTGAAACCACAAAAAGTTGAATACTCATTATCATTCTACAATAACCAAGGCCAATCGATAACAATGTggattgataatattaaatggaTTTTTTCACCAGAGGCCCCACCAACACCTCTAATAATAACTGATCCTACTGTAAccccaccaccactaccccAATCGATTGTAACTGCTGCTGCTGGTGTTGTaggtttaaattcaattggtaTTACTTCAAATAAAGGTGGTGTGGCTAATTTAGTTGATGGTAGtagtaatgatgatgatggtactGGTGGTACTGGTGGCGGTGCTTCAAATAAAGTTGGTAAAAGAGTTGATGGTGAAGATGGCGATAATTTCATGGGTGGTAATAATGCTTTCTCTTActataatgatgataattcttcaaatattttattattctcttttaatattactttaacatttttattattatctttaattattaatattttattattgttattttaa
- the rasD gene encoding Ras GTPase: MTEYKLVIVGGGGVGKSALTIQLIQNHFIDEYDPTIEDSYRKQVSIDDETCLLDILDTAGQEEYSAMRDQYMRTGQGFLCVYSITSRSSYDEIASFREQILRVKDKDRVPLILVGNKADLDHERQVSVNEGQELAKGFNCPFMESSAKSRINVEEAFYSLVREIRKELKGDQSSGKAQKKKKQCLIL, translated from the exons atgacagaATATAAATTAGTTATTgtaggtggtggtggtgttggtaaaAGTGCATTaacaattcaattaattcaa aatcattttattg atGAATATGATCCAACAATTGAAGATAGTTATCGTAAACAAGTTTCAATTg ATGATGAAACTTGTTTATTAGATATTTTAGATACTGCAGGTCAAGAGGAATATAGTGCAATGAGAGATCAATATATGAGAACTGGTCAAGGATTTTTATGTGTTTATTCAATTACATCAAGATCATCATATGATGAAATTGCATCATTTAGAGAACAAATTCTAAGAGTTAAAGACAAAGATAGAGTACCATTGATTTTGGTTGGTAATAAAGCAGATTTGGATCATGAACGTCAAGTTAGTGTAAATGAAGGTCAAGAACTTGCAAAAGGATTCAATTGTCCTTTCATGGAGTCATCTGCTAAAAGTAGAATTAATGTTGAAGAGGCATTTTACTCTTTAGTTCGTGAAATTAGAAAAGAACTAAAAGGTGATCAATCAAGTGGCAAAgctcaaaaaaagaaaaaacaatgtttaattttataa
- the expl8 gene encoding expansin-like protein, with the protein MRISIILLSLLFLSLHSLIKADITKLSVCGSARAVPTATQNPKPTCVNVNSQGIPTAGLNSAAFDNGVRCGQCYELTGPLGKTVVMVADVCDAGSACTQSDLFNFIIPNEEFDKIGNRSDYGNIFSLCYQIVSCGYSGNVQGVFTGPSSSPNTFTYFLSVVFSNNNVAIKKVLIKGLSWPLYESLTGQNGNWKWNKNSYELQFPATLYITSNTGETITYKMNSRPITNQPIDLDFQFNPKAISSLENNECSMALLPQYIYQDGLSYGWVDSQSFNYAKFTDKSSDTKSGSGTCINAQLDGHGGVKFTREGDFQTSYLDKLSFDIKTSADSSSFAVYFGDVATKNIDPLVASTWTTVELSVKSLTNNTVEGSITFFNNQADPINIWLDNIKWTYTDDAPLDQPTMDLIEVNNKPSTTSGTGTTSSKPSSSSGGVSGGGIGSESSIYGLSSENQENQSGHHASSNTNILLPTTFVFFISITILSLLF; encoded by the exons atgaggatatcaattattttattatccttattatttttatcattacacTCATTGATTAAAGCTGACATCACTAAATTGAGTGTTTGTGGT tCAGCAAGAGCAGTACCAACAGCAACACAAAATCCAAAACCAACATGTGTAAATGTTAATTCACAAGGTATACCAACAGCAGGTTTAAATTCAGCTGCATTTGATAATGGTGTAAGATGTGGTCAATGTTATGAATTGACAGGACCATTGGGTAAAACTGTTGTAATGGTCGCTGATGTATGTGATGCTGGATCTGCATGCACACAAtctgatttatttaatttcatcattccaaatgaagaatttgataaaattggtaaCCGTTCTGACTATGgtaatatattttcattgtGTTATCAAATTGTATCCTGTGGTTATAGTGGTAATGTTCAAGGTGTTTTCACTGGTCCAAGTAGTTCACCAAATACTTTTACATATTTCCTCAGTGttgtattttcaaataataatgttgca attaaaaaagttttaattaaagGTCTTTCTTGGCCATTATATGAATCTTTGACAGGTCAAAATGGTAATTGGAAATGGAATAAAAATTCTTATGAATTACAATTCCCAGCAACTTTATATATTACTAGTAATACTGGTGAGACTATAACTTATAAAATGAATTCAAGACCAATTACTAATCAACCAATTGAccttgattttcaatttaatcCAAAAGCAATTTCAAGTTTAGAGAATAATGAATGTAGCATGGCATTATTACCACAGTATATTTATCAAGATGGTTTATCTTATGGTTGGGTCGATAGTCAATCTTTCAATTATGCAAAATTCACTGATAAATCAAGTGATACTAAAAGTGGTAGTGGAACATGTATCAATGCCCAATTGGATGGCCATGGTGGTGTTAAATTCACTAGAGAAGGTGATTTCCAAACTTCATATTTAGATAAACTTAGCTTTGATATTAAAACCTCTGCTGATAGTAGTTCATTTGCAGTTTATTTTGGTGATGTTGCAACTAAAAACATTGACCCATTAGTAGCCTCAACTTGGACCACTGTTGAATTGAGTGTTAAAtctttaacaaataatacagTTGAAGGTTCTATAACATTTTTCAATAATCAAGCTGATCCAATTAATATATGGttagataatattaaatggaCATACACAGATGATGCTCCTCTTGATCAACCAACAATGGATTTAATTgaagtaaataataaaccatcaacaacatcaggTACTGGAACCACTTCAAGTAAACCTTCAtctagtagtggtggtgttagtggtggtggtattggtAGTGAAAGTTCAATCTATGGATTAAGTTCTGAAAACCAAGAAAATCAAAGTGGACATCATGCTTcttcaaatacaaatattttattaccaactacttttgttttctttatttcaattacaattttatcattacttttttaa
- a CDS encoding NADH:flavin oxidoreductase/NADH oxidase domain-containing protein, whose translation MEFKYTFNKPTNYTSAGSIVNQDHIDDASSSNEKNDKPKLFSQLKIKNLKLKNRIVVSPMCQYSSLDGYFNDWHFSHYSNFAKGGASLVIIEATSVEPEGRITYGDAGLWKDSQIDGLKRIVDFSHEFDSKVGIQLGHAGRKGSSIPLFLEGARNSNSIPTNDPSGNGWNVYAPSSIQWSDKMSIPIEMSINDIENVIESFKKSAIRCAKAGIDLIEIHAAHGYLINQFLSSTSNKRTDIYGGGSFDGRIKLLIEIVKSVRSVWSTEKPLAVRISADEWVENENGWDLNDSIKLAEILESLDVDLIDVSTGGNNSKQKITSKPLYQVPFSHEIKQSILKRSGKLLVSSVGLITTASEAESILESNSSDLIMFGRAFLRNPFLPIEFAHQLKLRIDYTLQYQPSRIRYTN comes from the coding sequence atggaatttAAATATACATTTAATAAACCAACTAACTACACATCAGCTGGATCAATTGTAAATCAAGATCATATTGATGATGCAAGttcatcaaatgaaaaaaatgataaaccaaaattattttcacaattaaaaattaagaatttaaaattaaaaaatcgtATAGTTGTTAGTCCAATGTGTCAGTATTCAAGTTTAGATGgatattttaatgattggCATTTTAGTCATTATTCAAATTTTGCAAAAGGTGGTGCAAGTTTAGTAATAATTGAAGCAACATCGGTTGAACCAGAAGGTCGTATTACATATGGCGACGCAGGACTTTGGAAAGATTCTCAAATTGATGGATTAAAGAgaattgttgatttttcaCATGAATTTGATAGTAAAGTTGGTATTCAACTTGGACATGCAGGTAGAAAAGGATCAAGTATTCCATTGTTTTTAGAAGGTGCcagaaattcaaattcaattccaACCAATGATCCAAGTGGTAATGGTTGGAATGTTTATGCACCATCGTCAATCCAATGGAGTGATAAAATGTCAATACCAATTGAAATGtcaattaatgatattgaaaatgttatTGAATCATTCAAGAAATCGGCAATAAGATGCGCTAAAGCtggtattgatttaattgaaatccATGCCGCTCACGGTTACttaatcaatcaattccTTTCATCAACTTCAAATAAACGTACCGATATTTATGGTGGTGGTTCATTCGATGGTAGAATTAAATTACTAATTGAAATCGTTAAATCAGTTCGTTCAGTTTGGTCAACTGAAAAACCACTAGCTGTTAGAATATCTGCTGATGAATGGGTAGAGAATGAAAATGGTTGggatttaaatgattcaattaaattagcagaaattttagaatcattagatgttgatttaattgatgtttcaactggtggtaataatagtaaacaAAAGATTACTTCAAAACCATTATACCAAGTACCATTCTCTCatgaaattaaacaatcaattttaaaacgttctggtaaattattagttTCCTCTGTTGGTTTAATTACAACTGCTAGTGAAGCTGAATCAATCCTAGAATCAAATAGTTCagatttaataatgtttGGTAGAGCTTTTCTTAGAAATCCTTTCttaccaattgaatttgctcatcaattaaaattaagaaTTGATTATACTTTACAATATCAACCATCAAGAATTCGttatacaaattaa
- a CDS encoding RhoGAP domain-containing protein has translation MEQEDQQYEEDSSQFNKNNYVPDDNSGEKEQPATTTEITTTTTTTTPTAIDNNDSDLTEDVINAVSKYKDGTSSKSVKKTRRKFAMNIATDEVFNLPPMEQQQQQQHLQPPLSPNSASNTNFGAAATFSPTSILSKNNKIITSQQTSSTSISPLKPSPLSFSSGILPPSSRIYESPPTLGKYDKVILVILSQQYLQNQVNIFPIKLIDRERINLIHQNILSNEFQLLKSLKHSGIVNYIGMINDNTGFGIVQEFYENGSLSDIYNRSGAFQESLVAKYTLQILEALGYIHSQGIVHRNLKSNNVLLAKGGKVKISDFAIGIRSSAIEPSIRFSLNGYPFWTSPEVLSMKPFNHKVDSWSIGCLIMELIVGHPPFSHLGPMEALIEIINPSTTILPNCLDENEQSLFSLELNQFLELCFKKEPSDRASVHDLLRHPWLSMFNDSSSSSSSSSSQAHPTVQSNNLNGNVNSRTHGEFYSLDFLSQFEQNEKEISKILSSGDQLDSTSNQIDLKKFQFKHYNKKQQQQYNYNYNNYNNNNNNNNNTNDNDNECGEQTEEINLSSLSKDEQIERLKAIIDQNETMANNLKYTMQEVLQEQTKYYEICESMKSKTLEILNQNKTGARISAHSNSLLKRTNQMANDLGRKYEILQSNIKRLEDYLITKDDCAKKLANVVYRNKISFDSLLNPTLAANLLYQIGSKTWKKGQEKRAFATLKDNFLFFFKNEKSSYPIDVIYLNDKRNISITSIQDSKKKAYIICIGTTIHDQNNLDPSNNNESVNLSTSPGSLVNSNSNPSISNSLNNNNNNNNNNNNNNNGNPNVIITTNNNCNSNSNGNNIATPPISIPNGKEVKEGKEIKEIKEPKEKDKDKEKDKDKEKDKDKEKDKDKEKEKDKDKENNNNNNSNNNNNNGNNYNSSETIWCLLAFDNSKNMENWYGVLDSVVPWYDKRAYEISKPMLPIENKKHQKQKSLDSTNKQSPGSLGGAGGDVSWKKESGGIKFQGVVGVRLDDLMTRESPTAELPYFLSKMLKFLEKNVDEEGILRLSGSSTEILEMKQQLQRGESIDYTYKDPHAVTGLLKLFLRELPESILPEHLRIQSTEILSNGRFGEKEKIKEIQTLLSNLSRPHYNVLKHMLFFAKLVVDRSEYNKMVIANVTTCFSPTLRIPPGLFNFLINTYDLSFPKFNLSV, from the exons ATGGAGCAAGAAGATCAACAATACGAGGAAGATTCTTCTcaattcaataaaaataattatgtaCCAGACGATAATAGTGGTGAAAAAGAACAACCAGCAACGACCACagaaataacaacaacaacgacaacaacaacaccaacagcaatagataataatgattcagaTTTAACAGAAGATGTAATAAATGCAGTatcaaaatataaagatGGTACAAGTAGTAAGTCTGTCAAAAAGACAAGAAGAAAGTTTGCAATGAATATCGCAACTGATGAAGTATTTAATTTACCGCCAAtggaacaacaacaacaacaacaacatctaCAACCACCTCTTTCACCAAATAGTGCAAGTAATACAAATTTTGGAGCAGCTGCAACTTTTAGTCCAACTTCTATActctcaaaaaataataaaataatcacTTCCCAACAAACATCATCTACTTCAATATCACCACTTAAACCATCACCACTTTCATTCTCTTCAGGAATTTTACCTCCAAGTTCTAGAATTTATGAATCACCACCAACCTTGGGGAAATAT GACAAAGTTATCTTGGTAATACTTTCTCAGCAGTACCTCCAGAATCAAGTGAATATTTttccaattaaattaattgatagaGAAAGAATAAACTTAATTCATCAAAATATTCTTTCA aatgaatttcaattattaaaatcattaaaacacAGTGGTATTGTTAATTATATTGGAATGATAAATGATAATACAGGATTTGGTATTGTACAAGAATTTTATGAGAATGGATCATTAAGTGATATTTATAATAGATCAGGAGCATTCCAAGAATCATTAGTAGCAAAATATACATTACAAATATTGGAAGCATTAGGATACATTCATTCACAAGGTATCGTTCATAggaatttaaaatcaaataatgtaTTATTGGCAAAAGGTGGTAAAGTAAAGATATCAGACTTTGCAATCGGTATTAGATCTAGTGCAATCGAACCATCCATTAGATTCTCATTGAATGGTTATCCATTTTGGACATCACCAGAGGTGCTCTCGATGAAACCATTCAATCATAAAGTAGATAGTTGGAGTATTGGTTGTTTGATAATGGAGTTGATTGTTGGTCATCCTCCATTCTCACATTTAGGTCCAATGGAAGCAttgattgaaattattaatccATCAACAACTATACTACCAAATTGTTTAGATGAGAATGAACAATCATTATTCTCTTTAgagttaaatcaatttttagaattatgTTTTAAAAAGGAACCATCCGATAGAGCTTCAGTACATGATTTACTTAGACATCCTTGGTTATCAATGTTTAATGAtagttcatcatcatcatcatcatcttcatcgcAAGCTCATCCAACAGTTCAATCAAATAATCTTAATGGTAATGTAAATTCTAGAACTCATGGTGaattttattctttagaTTTCTTATCACAATTtgaacaaaatgaaaaagaaatttcaaaaattttatcatcTGGTGATCAATTAGATTCAACTTCAaatcaaattgatttaaagaaattccAATTTAAACATTATAAtaagaaacaacaacaacaatacaactataattataataattacaacaacaacaacaacaacaataacaatactaatgataatgataatgaatgtGGTGAACAAACTGaggaaattaatttatcaagcTTATCAAAAGATGAACAAATTGAAAGATTAAAAGCAATAATTGATCAAAATGAAACAATggcaaataatttaaagtaTACAATGCAAGAGGTATTACAAGAACAAACTAAATATTATGAAATTTGTGAATCAATGAAAAGTAAAACTTTAgagattttaaatcaaaataaaactgGTGCAAGAATTTCTGCACATagtaattcattattaaagagAACCAATCAAATGGCAAATGATTTGGGTAGAAAATATGAAATTCTTCAAtccaatattaaaagattagaggattatttaattacaaAAGATGATTGTGCAAAGAAATTGGCAAATGTAGTTTacagaaataaaatttcattcgATTCCCTATTGAATCCAACTTTGGCTGCTAATTTACTCTACCAAATTGGTTCAAAAACTTGGAAAAAAGGTCAAGAGAAACGTGCTTTTGCAACTCTAAAAGataatttcttatttttctttaaaaatgaaaaatcctCTTATCCAATCGAtgtaatatatttaaatgataagaGGAATATTTCAATAACTTCAATTCAAGACTCTAAAAAGAAAGCATATATAATTTGTATTGGTACAACAATTCatgatcaaaataatttagatcCTTCAAATAATAACGAATCTGTGAATTTATCAACTTCACCAGGTTCACttgtaaatagtaatagtaacccctcaatttcaaattctcttaataataataataataataataataacaataataataataataatggaaacccaaatgtaataataacaacaaataataattgtaatagtaatagtaatggaaATAATATAGCGACACCTCCAATTTCAATACCGAATGGTAAAGAAGTTAAAGAAggtaaagaaattaaagaaattaaagaaccaaaagaaaaagataaagataaagaaaaagataaagataaagaaaaagataaagataaagaaaaagataaagataaagaaaaagaaaaagataaagacaaggaaaataataataataataacagtaataataataacaataatggtaataattataatagttCAGAAACAATTTGGTGTTTATTAGCATTTGACAATTCAAAGAATATGGAGAATTGGTATGGAGTTTTAGATAGTGTAGTTCCTTGGTATGATAAAAGAGCttatgaaatttcaaaaccaatgttaccaattgaaaataaaaaacatcaaaaacaaaaatcatTAGATTCAACCAATAAACAATCACCAGGAAGTTTAGGTGGTGCTGGCGGTGATGTTTCTTGGAAGAAAGAAAGTGGTGGTATTAAATTTCAAGGTGTCGTTGGTGTTAGATTGGATGATTTAATGACTCGTGAAAGTCCAACAGCTGAATTACCCTATTTCCTATCGAAGATGTTGAAATTCTTAGAAAAGAATGTCGATGAAGAAGGTATTCTTAGATTATCAGGTTCTTCAACTGAAATCCTTGAAATgaaacaacaacttcaaagAGGTGAATCAATCGATTACACCTATAAAGATCCTCATGCCGTTACTGGTCtattgaaattgtttttacGTGAATTACCAGAATCAATCTTACCCGAACATTTACGTATTCAAAGTACAGAGATCCTTTCAAATGGTCGTTTTggtgaaaaagaaaaaattaaagaaattcaaaCACTCTTAAGTAATCTTAGTAGACCTCATTACAATGTCTTAAAACATATGTTATTTTTCGCTAAATTGGTCGTTGATAGAAGTGAATATAACAAAATGGTTATTGCAAATGTAACAACTTGTTTCTCTCCAACTTTACGTATTCCTCCTGGattatttaactttttaattaatacttATGATTTATCTTTtccaaaattcaatttatcagtttaa